The Sesamum indicum cultivar Zhongzhi No. 13 linkage group LG6, S_indicum_v1.0, whole genome shotgun sequence genome has a segment encoding these proteins:
- the LOC105164527 gene encoding uncharacterized protein LOC105164527: MSSKPSSSSSSSGSSSSSSGSSSSSSGSSSASSSGSPGSSSATSQMPIARRKQIGSPSVGRSDPKTTIPLMTPKHSEGESTDKPWLTIENSVVMDARIARMVRAKRAKRAVPPLGPDSQRTPSAPSENAPRSHGVRSLSSPCPTPVEAASENNDPVPEHLSIGSEEQSDPQPLIRKKSKGKQVASESSKRKRNSLRPNPPSQKKSKANSSAESENLKVVDELTAWWRETQVDLQSPSYSPAAMEGEKLIPNWAISGQSSVLKTHVGQDSWELYKSTILPRDQALLAPMSHIRVEQNFAHSLAQVSAFGHHLSLKCNYWRHEKMVADKLLEEKSSKLATCEKEKVELEAQKSELEAQLRELRQKVASSVESAKAEGFSAGRVVGREEYLSSEEYQHKLEVARNQGRDQYLSSDNYKKTLADTRLQGARDFMKSTAFTTAVEAKSADYLIEGFNRCISQIKKLKGFADGFDTNWTDPSLDGNLAAFPEEPPLKHNDEFAVLVEELENRGEDAVDK, from the exons ATGTCTTCCAAGCCTAGTAGTTCTAGTAGCTCATCTGGTAGTTCATCGAGTAGCTCTGGTAGTTCATCGAGTAGTTCTGGTAGTTCATCTGCTAGTTCTTCGGGTAGTCCCGGCAGCTCATCTGCGACCTCACAAATGCCCATAGCTCGTAGAAAACAGATAGGATCTCCTAGCGTAGGCAGAAGCGACCCGAAAACAACAATCCCGCTGATGACCCCAAAACATAGTGAGGGCGAATCGACTGATAAACCTTGGCTAACCATTGAGA ATTCTGTCGTGATGGATGCCCGCATTGCAAGAATGGTTCGTGCCAAAAGGGCTAAGCGAGCAGTTCCTCCATTGGGACCAGACTCCCAGCGTACTCCATCTGCTCCCTCAGAAAATGCGCCGAGGTCGCACGGAGTTCGCTCTCTGAGTTCGCCGTGCCCGACTCCCGTTGAGGCCGCCAGTGAAAATAACGATCCCGTTCCTGAGCATCTGTCGATTGGTTCCGAAGAACAAAGTGATCCTCAACCGCTCATACGGAAGAAATCCAAGGGGAAACAGGTCGCTTCAGAGTCGTCCAAGAGGAAGCGTAATTCCCTGCGACCTAATCCCCCTTCTCAAAAGAAATCCAAGGCAAATTCTTCAGCGGAGAGCGAGAATCTGAAGGTAGTTGACGAATTGACTGCCTGGTGGAGAGAGACCCAGGTGGACCTCCAATCGCCTTCATATAGTCCTGCTGCCATGGAGGGTGAGAAACTGATACCGAACTGGGCCATCTCGGGTCAAAGTTCTGTGCTGAAGACCCATGTTGGCCAAGACTCCTGGGAGTTGTATAAATCCACCATCCTGCCTCGCGATCAAGCTCTCCTCGCTCCCATGTCGCATATTCGGGTCGAGCAGAACTTCGCTCACTCCCTCGCACAG GTCTCAGCTTTCGGGCATCATTTGTCCTTGAAGTGCAATTACTGGCGACATGAGAAGATGGTCGCTGACAAGCTACTCGAGGAAAAGAGCTCGAAGTTAGCGACCTGTGAGAAAGAGAAGGTCGAGCTCGAGGCTCAGAAGTCTGAGCTTGAGGCTCAGTTAAGAGAGCTCAGGCAGAAGGTCGCATCTTCGGTGGAGTCGGCTAAGGCTGAAGGATTTTCGGCGGGTCGGGTGGTCGGCCGAGAAGAATACCTCTCCTCAGAAGAGTATCAACACAAGCTCGAAGTTGCCCGGAATCAAGGTCGCGACCAGTACTTGAGTTCTGATAACTATAAGAAGACCTTAGCGGACACTCGGTTACAGGGAGCTCGAGATTTCATGAAATCTACCGCCTTCACAACCGCTGTAGAAGCTAAGTCTGCTGACTACCTCATAGAAGGTTTTAATCGCTGCATTTCTCAAATAAAGAAGCTGAAGGGGTTTGCCGATGGGTTCGACACGAACTGGACCGACCCGTCCTTGGATGGTAATCTCGCGGCGTTCCCTGAAGAACCCCCTTTGAAACATAATGATGAATTTGCGGTCTTGGTGGAGGAACTTGAGAATAGGGGCGAAGATGCAGTAGATAAGTAG